One Cucumis sativus cultivar 9930 chromosome 1, Cucumber_9930_V3, whole genome shotgun sequence DNA segment encodes these proteins:
- the LOC101214455 gene encoding probable RNA-dependent RNA polymerase 5 isoform X5: MVSEQGPFLNNTKTHLQRVLGDDNVLMVKFAEDKSDTPLSNHSGGSFYAYSKIARDGILLGLRRYHFFVFKDGGKEEKKKNPTTSAVKCYFVRMESDAYIDKIEPYKLSNRTVFEARSLFMHAHMVSSIASYMARFSLILSKTINLKIDLSTVNVQRIGDIPCKDIYGNVIYRDGKPLIHTDGTGFISEDLALECPMNVFKGQAKHDADLKAIWQRIPAFEGFQNKTLQLTLPGLELREPPLLIQFRLFYNGLAVKGTFLLNKQLPPRTIQIRDSMIKVEIDPDLENFETENSLELVGTSNPPKRTFLSRNLIALLNYGGVPREYFMNILVDALKDVQGVFSSKRAALRVSINNGEMDDFLVARMILAGIPLDESYLQYRLSVLLKEEKKSLKSGRLHVPECYYLMGTVDPTFTLESGEVCVILENGQINGKVLVYRNPGLHFGDIHVLTAKYVEKLVPVVGNAKYAIFFSSKGPRSVADEIAGGDFDGDMYWVSRNSQLLEYFRPCEPWRPSPSTEVVTNKKPKEFSADELENELFKLFLSTRFQPSYAKSVAADNWLALMDQFLMLGEERKEERNCIRAKILQLINIYYDALDAPKKGGKKIEVPKHLKAGTLPHFMERGKNSYVSTSILGQIFDTANMYQEEVPNIEVQKLPCFEEELPEYIFMKWKFLYELYRKDMVDAMQLDPDAKNIAAEATIKKYKEILYGAEELEGSPRSNEEVYQEALAIYQVTYDHAMSRSVRNCGFAWKVAGSALFKLYAIKHSERSFHCLPSVMREIFR, encoded by the exons ATGGTATCGGAACAG GGTCCCTTTTTGAACAATACAAAAACTCATCTGCAAAGGGTTTTAGGTGATGACAATGTTTTGATGGTCAAGTTTGCTGAAGACAAATCTGATACACCATTGTCAAACCATTCTGGTGGTTCCTTTTATGCTTATAGCAAGATTGCTAGAGATGGCATTCTTCTTGGATTGCGTCGATACCATTTTTTTG TTTTCAAAGATGGTGGGaaggaggaaaaaaagaagaatccaACCACATCAGCTGTGAAGTGCTATTTTGTTCGAATGGAGTCAGATGCGTATATTGATAAGATTGAACCttataaattatcaaatagAACAGTTTTTGAAGCAAGGAGTCTTTTCATGCATGCACACATGGTGTCTAGTATAGCAAGCTACATGGCTAG gttTTCACTCATTCTGTCGAAGACCATAAACCTGAAAATTGATTTGTCTACAGTAAATGTTCAAAGAATCGGGGATATACCCTGCAAG GATATCTATGGCAATGTCATATATAGAGATGGAAAACCTCTTATACATACTGACGGAACAGGATTTATATCAGAGGACTTGGCTTTGGAGTGCCCTATGAATGTATTTAAAGGGCAGGCAAAGCATGATGCTGATCTTAAG GCTATATGGCAGAGAATTCCTGCTTTTGAAGGATTTCAGAATAAGACTTTGCAACTAACACTTCCAGGACTTGAATTGCGAGAACCA CCCTTGCTGATTCAGTTCCGACTTTTTTACAATGGCCTTGCTGTTAAGGGAACATTTCTATTGAATAAACAG CTTCCTCCTAGGACAATTCAAATCCGCGATTCTATGATCAAAGTTGAAATAGATCCAgatcttgaaaattttgaaacagaGAATTCACTGGAGTTAGTAGGGACCAG TAATCCCCCGAAGAGGACATTTCTTTCAAGAAATTTAATAGCACTGTTGAACTATGGAGGTGTCCCAAGAGAGTACTTCATGAATATCCTTGTGGATGCTTTAAAAGATGTTCAGGGTGTTTTCTCCAGTAAGCGTGCAGCTTTAAGAG TTTCCATTAACAATGGTGAAATGGATGACTTTCTAGTTGCAAGAATGATTTTAGCTGGCATTCCTCTTGATGaatcatatttgcaatatcgGCTATCTGTGCTATTGAAGGAGGAGAAAAAGAGCTTGAAAAGCGGAAGACTTCACGTGCCtgaatgttattatttaatgGGGACAGTCGATCCCACATTTACACTTGAAAGCGGCGAAGTCTGTGTTATCCT TGAGAATGGACAAATCAACGGGAAGGTTCTTGTTTATCGCAATCCTGGTCTACATTTTGGTGATATCCATGTTTTAACAGCTAAATATGTGGAGAAGTTAGTACCTGTTGTTGGAAATGCGAAATATGCCATATTCTTTTCCAGTAAGGGTCCCCGTTCAGTAGCTGATGAAATAGCAGGTGGTGATTTTGACGGTGATATGTACTGGGTTTCCAGAAATTCACAG TTGTTAGAGTATTTCAGACCATGTGAACCATGGAGGCCAAGTCCTTCAACTGAAGTAGTTACAAATAAAAAGCCGAAAGAATTTTCTGCCGACGAGTTGGAGAACGAGCTATTTAAACTGTTCTTGTCTACTAGGTTTCAGCCAAG TTATGCAAAGAGTGTTGCAGCTGATAACTGGTTGGCATTGATGGATCAGTTCCTAATGTTGGGTGAAGAGcgtaaagaagaaagaaattgtatAAGGGCTAAGATTCTGCAGTtgatcaatatatattatgatgcTTTAGATGCACCTAAAAAAGGCGGGAAGAAG ATTGAAGTTCCAAAACACCTGAAGGCAGGAACTTTACCTCATTTTATGGAAAGGGGAAAAAATTCATATGTTTCAACTTCAATTCTTGGACAAATTTTTGACACCGCTAACATGTATCAAGAAGAAGTGCCAAACATTG AGGTTCAAAAACTTCCTTGCTTTGAAGAGGAACTGCCCGAATATATCTTCATGAAGTGGAAGTTTCTCTATGAGTTGTATAGAAAAGACATGGTGGACGCCATGCAGCTCGATCCCGATGCCAAAAACATAGCTGCTGAAGCCACAATTAAGAAGTACAAGGAG ATATTGTATGGTGCTGAAGAACTCGAGGGGAGCCCGAGGTCGAATGAGGAGGTTTACCAAGAGGCTCTTGCAATTTATCAAGTTACATATGACCATGCCATGAGCCGCAGTGTGCGCAATTGTGGCTTTGCATGGAAAGTTGCAGGTTCGGCTCTCTTCAAGCTTTATGCTATAAAACATTCTGAAAGAAGCTTTCATTGTCTTCCTTCAGTTATGCGTGAGATATTTAGGTAG
- the LOC101214455 gene encoding probable RNA-dependent RNA polymerase 5 isoform X3 codes for MADHFLEVSLPPSVEQFLLHICKLHDQPLPDTEVLRALASVGEVAALDALHKISCSTVRNLSGFILHLVRKDSCASPQNKMVRVSPHQSPSSSCPVSQLQSPSTCSVSLHQSPSTFSVCSGQGLGTAENASLQPPTPEKSGSFSSSVLDRARISQFVALGELEFRKAFLLLSYIGGESLERVTTADQIQSLSQLTMEKFEDEVWKIFGKKYVTNEERRVYVDWDRRKTHIYHCHVALDGSCRFKGPFLNNTKTHLQRVLGDDNVLMVKFAEDKSDTPLSNHSGGSFYAYSKIARDGILLGLRRYHFFVFKDGGKEEKKKNPTTSAVKCYFVRMESDAYIDKIEPYKLSNRTVFEARSLFMHAHMVSSIASYMARFSLILSKTINLKIDLSTVNVQRIGDIPCKDIYGNVIYRDGKPLIHTDGTGFISEDLALECPMNVFKGQAKHDADLKAIWQRIPAFEGFQNKTLQLTLPGLELREPPLLIQFRLFYNGLAVKGTFLLNKQLPPRTIQIRDSMIKVEIDPDLENFETENSLELVGTSNPPKRTFLSRNLIALLNYGGVPREYFMNILVDALKDVQGVFSSKRAALRVSINNGEMDDFLVARMILAGIPLDESYLQYRLSVLLKEEKKSLKSGRLHVPECYYLMGTVDPTFTLESGEVCVILENGQINGKVLVYRNPGLHFGDIHVLTAKYVEKLVPVVGNAKYAIFFSSKGPRSVADEIAGGDFDGDMYWVSRNSQLLEYFRPCEPWRPSPSTEVVTNKKPKEFSADELENELFKLFLSTRFQPSYAKSVAADNWLALMDQFLMLGEERKEERNCIRAKILQLINIYYDALDAPKKGGKKIEVPKHLKAGTLPHFMERGKNSYVSTSILGQIFDTANMYQEEVPNIEVQKLPCFEEELPEYIFMKWKFLYELYRKDMVDAMQLDPDAKNIAAEATIKKYKEILYGAEELEGSPRSNEEVYQEALAIYQVTYDHAMSRSVRNCGFAWKVAGSALFKLYAIKHSERSFHCLPSVMREIFR; via the exons ATGGCTGATCATTTCTTGGAAGTTTCTCTTCCGCCTTCGGTTGAGcagtttcttcttcatatATGTAAGCTACATGATCAGCCACTGCCGGATACTGAAGTGCTACGGGCGTTAGCTTCAGTGGGGGAAGTAGCTGCTCTTGATGCCCTCCATAAGATCTCCTGTAGCACTGTAAGGAACCTTAGCGGTTTTATTCTGCATTTGGTTCGTAAGGATTCTTGTGCTTCTCCTCAGAACAAGATGGTTCGTGTTTCTCCTCATCAGAGTCCTTCTTCCTCTTGTCCTGTTTCTCAGCTTCAGAGTCCTTCAACTTGCTCTGTTTCTTTGCAtcaaagtccttcaacattctCTGTTTGTAGCGGCCAAG GGCTAGGAACTGCTGAGAATGCAAGCTTACAGCCACCAACTCCAGAAAAGTCTGGAAGCTTTTCATCTTCGGTTTTGGACAGAGCAAGGATTTCGCAATTTGTGGCTTTGGGAGAACTTGAGTTTAGAAAggcatttttattattgagtTACATTGGAGG AGAAAGCCTTGAAAGGGTCACAACAGCAGACCAAATTCAAAGTCTAAGCCAATTAACGATGGAAAAATTTGAGGACGAAGTTTGGaaaatatttggtaaaaaataTGTTACAAATGAAGAACGACGAGTG TATGTTGATTGGGATCGTAGGAAAACACACATTTACCACTGTCATGTTGCTTTGGATGGGAGTTGCAGGTTCAAG GGTCCCTTTTTGAACAATACAAAAACTCATCTGCAAAGGGTTTTAGGTGATGACAATGTTTTGATGGTCAAGTTTGCTGAAGACAAATCTGATACACCATTGTCAAACCATTCTGGTGGTTCCTTTTATGCTTATAGCAAGATTGCTAGAGATGGCATTCTTCTTGGATTGCGTCGATACCATTTTTTTG TTTTCAAAGATGGTGGGaaggaggaaaaaaagaagaatccaACCACATCAGCTGTGAAGTGCTATTTTGTTCGAATGGAGTCAGATGCGTATATTGATAAGATTGAACCttataaattatcaaatagAACAGTTTTTGAAGCAAGGAGTCTTTTCATGCATGCACACATGGTGTCTAGTATAGCAAGCTACATGGCTAG gttTTCACTCATTCTGTCGAAGACCATAAACCTGAAAATTGATTTGTCTACAGTAAATGTTCAAAGAATCGGGGATATACCCTGCAAG GATATCTATGGCAATGTCATATATAGAGATGGAAAACCTCTTATACATACTGACGGAACAGGATTTATATCAGAGGACTTGGCTTTGGAGTGCCCTATGAATGTATTTAAAGGGCAGGCAAAGCATGATGCTGATCTTAAG GCTATATGGCAGAGAATTCCTGCTTTTGAAGGATTTCAGAATAAGACTTTGCAACTAACACTTCCAGGACTTGAATTGCGAGAACCA CCCTTGCTGATTCAGTTCCGACTTTTTTACAATGGCCTTGCTGTTAAGGGAACATTTCTATTGAATAAACAG CTTCCTCCTAGGACAATTCAAATCCGCGATTCTATGATCAAAGTTGAAATAGATCCAgatcttgaaaattttgaaacagaGAATTCACTGGAGTTAGTAGGGACCAG TAATCCCCCGAAGAGGACATTTCTTTCAAGAAATTTAATAGCACTGTTGAACTATGGAGGTGTCCCAAGAGAGTACTTCATGAATATCCTTGTGGATGCTTTAAAAGATGTTCAGGGTGTTTTCTCCAGTAAGCGTGCAGCTTTAAGAG TTTCCATTAACAATGGTGAAATGGATGACTTTCTAGTTGCAAGAATGATTTTAGCTGGCATTCCTCTTGATGaatcatatttgcaatatcgGCTATCTGTGCTATTGAAGGAGGAGAAAAAGAGCTTGAAAAGCGGAAGACTTCACGTGCCtgaatgttattatttaatgGGGACAGTCGATCCCACATTTACACTTGAAAGCGGCGAAGTCTGTGTTATCCT TGAGAATGGACAAATCAACGGGAAGGTTCTTGTTTATCGCAATCCTGGTCTACATTTTGGTGATATCCATGTTTTAACAGCTAAATATGTGGAGAAGTTAGTACCTGTTGTTGGAAATGCGAAATATGCCATATTCTTTTCCAGTAAGGGTCCCCGTTCAGTAGCTGATGAAATAGCAGGTGGTGATTTTGACGGTGATATGTACTGGGTTTCCAGAAATTCACAG TTGTTAGAGTATTTCAGACCATGTGAACCATGGAGGCCAAGTCCTTCAACTGAAGTAGTTACAAATAAAAAGCCGAAAGAATTTTCTGCCGACGAGTTGGAGAACGAGCTATTTAAACTGTTCTTGTCTACTAGGTTTCAGCCAAG TTATGCAAAGAGTGTTGCAGCTGATAACTGGTTGGCATTGATGGATCAGTTCCTAATGTTGGGTGAAGAGcgtaaagaagaaagaaattgtatAAGGGCTAAGATTCTGCAGTtgatcaatatatattatgatgcTTTAGATGCACCTAAAAAAGGCGGGAAGAAG ATTGAAGTTCCAAAACACCTGAAGGCAGGAACTTTACCTCATTTTATGGAAAGGGGAAAAAATTCATATGTTTCAACTTCAATTCTTGGACAAATTTTTGACACCGCTAACATGTATCAAGAAGAAGTGCCAAACATTG AGGTTCAAAAACTTCCTTGCTTTGAAGAGGAACTGCCCGAATATATCTTCATGAAGTGGAAGTTTCTCTATGAGTTGTATAGAAAAGACATGGTGGACGCCATGCAGCTCGATCCCGATGCCAAAAACATAGCTGCTGAAGCCACAATTAAGAAGTACAAGGAG ATATTGTATGGTGCTGAAGAACTCGAGGGGAGCCCGAGGTCGAATGAGGAGGTTTACCAAGAGGCTCTTGCAATTTATCAAGTTACATATGACCATGCCATGAGCCGCAGTGTGCGCAATTGTGGCTTTGCATGGAAAGTTGCAGGTTCGGCTCTCTTCAAGCTTTATGCTATAAAACATTCTGAAAGAAGCTTTCATTGTCTTCCTTCAGTTATGCGTGAGATATTTAGGTAG